Proteins from one Mycobacterium sp. SMC-2 genomic window:
- a CDS encoding ESX-1 secretion-associated protein produces the protein MADVAVTPAHLDRLATAQDQASTQAGTAASAASGLETEVWVSHGVVSWYSNLAFTKAANARKSTGDAMSKSSTELADKLRTAKKVYASTDQQAGEAIDKQVLES, from the coding sequence ATGGCCGATGTAGCCGTCACCCCAGCTCACCTCGACAGGCTGGCAACTGCGCAAGACCAAGCGTCGACCCAGGCCGGGACCGCGGCCTCGGCGGCTTCGGGTCTCGAAACCGAGGTCTGGGTGAGCCACGGTGTGGTCAGCTGGTACTCGAACCTGGCCTTCACCAAGGCCGCGAATGCACGCAAGAGCACGGGCGACGCGATGAGCAAGTCCTCCACCGAACTCGCCGACAAGCTGCGCACCGCCAAGAAGGTTTACGCGAGCACGGACCAGCAAGCCGGCGAGGCCATCGACAAGCAGGTACTTGAGTCCTGA
- a CDS encoding EspA/EspE family type VII secretion system effector — MAVAILADAARLLVNLGSLGQNFTGVGSPGFSGEYLAASVTSMSADGLAGGAALAKLGGLDGLTRIRFEGGSVKVPSPPGSKQSLKTAGSLILWALTVVELMELTTGFGPPVEGDDLRNGSQQFSTLAAQLKSAIPDNDGWEGSASDAYAGLDTALQNLAQTMAELDLELAALVKDQAEWVTHMRLGFGILKDLLFACYLVELIIRFAPPPLGPAVSQGFAIAVSALGIAAAVGFLTTLTTYSVLNGKKADALAGEYSALATGTVQTGSPAKAKVTTAAESTVSSFDAVSGSMSGVSAFSELPTVAALARLTPTEGASAQDLATLSAFSADAAPTPVAETPAVTPPTMAQVAQASAQAAKVSGQASQHMNLANQTVGQAQQLAQMGQQGQPAGEDAPAEDAEAAGPAAGAEGAERAPLEHATLDTGEGSGRHTRVP, encoded by the coding sequence TTGGCTGTAGCGATACTCGCCGACGCAGCTCGGCTCCTCGTCAATCTGGGCAGCCTCGGCCAGAACTTCACCGGTGTCGGCAGCCCCGGTTTCAGCGGTGAATACCTTGCGGCGAGCGTGACCAGCATGAGTGCAGACGGGTTGGCCGGTGGGGCCGCACTCGCCAAGTTGGGTGGTCTCGATGGGCTGACGCGGATTCGCTTCGAGGGTGGAAGCGTCAAAGTCCCGTCGCCGCCGGGCAGCAAGCAATCGCTCAAAACAGCGGGCAGCCTCATCCTGTGGGCTCTCACCGTCGTCGAGCTCATGGAGCTGACGACCGGGTTCGGCCCACCGGTCGAAGGCGATGACCTCAGAAACGGATCCCAGCAATTCAGCACGCTCGCCGCGCAGTTGAAGTCGGCCATTCCGGACAACGATGGCTGGGAGGGCTCGGCGTCGGATGCCTATGCGGGCCTCGACACCGCCCTGCAAAACCTCGCGCAGACGATGGCCGAACTGGACCTCGAGCTGGCAGCTCTGGTGAAGGACCAGGCCGAATGGGTCACCCACATGCGCTTGGGCTTTGGAATATTGAAGGACTTGCTTTTCGCGTGCTACCTCGTCGAGCTGATCATCCGGTTCGCGCCTCCCCCACTCGGGCCTGCCGTGTCGCAAGGGTTCGCAATCGCGGTGTCCGCACTTGGCATCGCCGCTGCCGTAGGCTTTCTCACCACCTTGACCACCTACTCGGTGCTAAACGGCAAGAAGGCCGACGCCTTGGCCGGCGAGTATTCGGCGTTGGCGACGGGGACGGTTCAGACGGGTTCGCCGGCCAAGGCCAAGGTCACGACCGCTGCGGAGTCGACGGTTTCCAGTTTCGACGCCGTCTCCGGCAGCATGTCGGGGGTGTCGGCTTTCTCCGAGCTGCCCACCGTGGCTGCGTTGGCCAGGCTCACGCCGACCGAGGGCGCCTCGGCGCAGGACCTCGCGACGCTCAGCGCCTTCAGCGCCGACGCGGCCCCCACACCGGTAGCCGAGACGCCCGCAGTCACGCCGCCCACCATGGCCCAGGTCGCTCAAGCGTCGGCCCAAGCCGCGAAGGTCTCCGGACAGGCATCCCAGCACATGAACCTTGCCAACCAGACGGTGGGGCAAGCACAGCAACTCGCCCAGATGGGCCAGCAGGGCCAGCCTGCCGGCGAGGACGCACCCGCCGAGGACGCCGAGGCCGCCGGGCCGGCGGCAGGCGCGGAGGGGGCTGAGCGCGCACCCCTCGAGCACGCGACGCTTGACACCGGCGAGGGATCGGGTCGGCACACCCGGGTCCCCTGA
- a CDS encoding EspA/EspE family type VII secretion system effector, whose product MSRLAGIHDLAYCFTRLQAGGGAAYSGDWVGLGANLGALAGKAMWYGRNQIKVLADALKTSGTKVLPTPTAIVDVAMVAISAVDLLNGFWTPDKGASFTSGADKYETVYLYLGEAAPDSRDWSGDAAKAYADATAALQALVQTMQDLDKKMQTLMANQGSEVAKAHNCIAVTLLGLVIAQGIALAMYLIPVVGPEISAAWQIVAAFAACATVLAFEMFTLSNSMSLSHQIHATALEYGEVAEKAIPNSSFARIEVKGADETKTGDFEAISASMSGMSAFAGAPTVASLAGMAPATGDSREERGVLTALQSDGATPVETTAAETTPAWTAPTLSQVSQASGQLAQPMSFASQMMGQVQQLASTGQQRQAAAPPAGEAAPEEALTSDGDGAASGTTGAERAPIDGAAVGREAARAPSRPQRVL is encoded by the coding sequence GTGAGTCGTCTTGCAGGTATTCACGATCTGGCTTACTGCTTCACGCGGCTGCAAGCCGGAGGGGGCGCCGCGTATTCGGGCGACTGGGTGGGTTTGGGCGCCAACTTGGGCGCCCTCGCCGGCAAAGCGATGTGGTACGGGAGGAACCAAATCAAGGTGCTCGCGGACGCATTGAAAACGTCCGGCACGAAGGTGCTCCCAACGCCGACGGCGATTGTCGATGTGGCGATGGTCGCGATCTCGGCGGTGGACCTCCTCAATGGATTCTGGACCCCGGATAAGGGCGCCTCATTCACCAGCGGTGCGGACAAATACGAGACCGTCTACCTCTATCTCGGTGAAGCCGCCCCGGACTCGCGCGATTGGAGCGGTGACGCGGCGAAGGCGTACGCCGACGCGACCGCCGCACTGCAGGCTCTCGTGCAAACGATGCAGGATTTGGACAAGAAGATGCAGACGCTGATGGCGAACCAGGGTTCCGAGGTCGCCAAGGCGCACAACTGCATCGCGGTGACGCTGCTGGGGTTGGTCATCGCCCAGGGCATCGCCCTGGCCATGTACCTGATCCCGGTTGTCGGCCCTGAGATATCGGCGGCGTGGCAAATAGTCGCCGCCTTCGCGGCATGCGCAACTGTTTTGGCCTTCGAGATGTTCACGCTGTCCAACTCGATGTCCCTTTCTCACCAGATCCACGCGACCGCCCTCGAGTACGGCGAGGTCGCCGAGAAGGCGATCCCCAACAGCTCGTTCGCCCGGATCGAGGTGAAAGGGGCGGACGAAACCAAGACCGGCGACTTCGAGGCCATCTCCGCCAGCATGTCCGGCATGTCGGCCTTCGCCGGCGCGCCCACCGTGGCCTCGCTGGCCGGCATGGCCCCGGCGACCGGCGATTCGCGCGAGGAACGCGGCGTGCTGACCGCACTGCAGAGCGACGGCGCGACTCCCGTCGAGACCACCGCGGCTGAGACGACGCCGGCGTGGACGGCGCCAACCCTGAGCCAAGTCAGTCAAGCCTCCGGGCAGCTGGCCCAGCCGATGAGCTTCGCCAGTCAAATGATGGGGCAGGTGCAACAACTCGCTTCGACGGGTCAGCAGCGCCAAGCGGCGGCGCCGCCCGCAGGCGAGGCCGCCCCGGAGGAGGCCCTAACGAGCGACGGCGACGGCGCCGCGTCGGGCACGACGGGCGCGGAGCGCGCACCTATCGACGGCGCGGCGGTTGGCCGCGAAGCGGCGCGGGCGCCGAGCCGGCCGCAGCGGGTTCTTTAG
- a CDS encoding ESX-1 secretion-associated protein yields the protein MATLNVDEKYLEQLATKQGQAATKAQEAASAASNTETAVWVTHGVISGASNSAFVTAEKQRRGAGQNIRQYASDLAAKLRVAKQTYAGVDEDLSANLNKQMLDH from the coding sequence ATGGCAACGTTAAACGTCGACGAAAAGTACCTTGAGCAATTGGCGACAAAACAGGGGCAAGCGGCCACGAAGGCACAAGAAGCGGCGTCGGCTGCGAGCAATACCGAAACTGCGGTGTGGGTGACGCACGGCGTTATCAGCGGCGCGTCCAACAGCGCTTTTGTCACCGCCGAGAAGCAGCGCCGCGGGGCCGGTCAAAACATCAGGCAGTACGCGTCTGATCTCGCGGCGAAGTTGCGCGTCGCCAAGCAAACGTATGCGGGTGTCGACGAGGACTTGAGCGCTAACCTCAACAAGCAAATGCTCGATCACTGA
- a CDS encoding ESX secretion-associated protein EspG: MSGPLTTGLAGLDDVVGVEVTVDGMLVIADRLQLVDFPAVLGIRPNIPQEELRDLVWNQVQRDLTAQGVLDHHGQPHPAVATMVDTLSRPDRSLECRWWRRDLGGTMVRFAVCRKGERHVIAARDGDLVVLQFVAPQVGLAGMVTTVLGPATPASVEPLTGVAAELAACTTAAQLVQHGAAPASARVYAEIISDPSSWVEIVAGQRHPGGTSTQTDVAAGVLDSVHGRLVSLPRRVGGELYGSFLSGTQENLQRTLDGLLEFLPAGAWFDRVEAAYGG, from the coding sequence ATGTCCGGTCCCCTCACTACCGGTCTTGCGGGCCTGGACGATGTCGTCGGGGTGGAGGTGACCGTCGACGGAATGTTGGTGATCGCCGACCGATTGCAGCTCGTCGACTTCCCGGCGGTGCTCGGAATTCGCCCGAACATCCCCCAAGAGGAGTTGCGGGACCTCGTCTGGAATCAGGTGCAGCGCGACCTCACCGCGCAGGGCGTGCTGGACCATCACGGGCAGCCCCACCCGGCGGTGGCGACGATGGTCGACACGCTCAGCAGGCCGGACCGCAGCCTGGAGTGCCGGTGGTGGAGGCGCGATCTCGGTGGCACCATGGTGCGCTTTGCGGTGTGCCGCAAGGGCGAACGCCATGTCATCGCCGCCCGTGACGGCGACCTGGTGGTGCTGCAGTTCGTGGCCCCGCAGGTCGGACTGGCGGGCATGGTGACCACGGTGCTCGGCCCCGCCACACCCGCCAGCGTCGAACCGCTGACAGGTGTGGCGGCCGAATTGGCGGCATGCACCACCGCCGCCCAGCTTGTCCAGCACGGCGCCGCGCCCGCCTCGGCCCGCGTCTACGCGGAGATCATCAGCGATCCGAGCAGCTGGGTGGAGATCGTCGCCGGCCAACGCCATCCCGGGGGCACGTCCACGCAGACCGACGTCGCCGCCGGTGTCCTCGACTCGGTGCACGGCAGGTTGGTGTCGCTCCCCCGCCGCGTCGGCGGCGAGCTCTACGGCAGCTTCCTGTCCGGCACCCAGGAAAACCTGCAGCGCACGCTGGACGGCCTCCTGGAGTTCCTGCCGGCGGGCGCCTGGTTCGACCGCGTCGAAGCCGCCTATGGGGGCTGA
- the eccA gene encoding type VII secretion AAA-ATPase EccA, with the protein MTEHLAGLFESAVGMLPVSETRALELFTEITNYDESACDAWIGRIRCGDTERVTLFRAWYSRTHFGQLAGSAQISMNAVGARLPIGGLYGDITYPANSPLAITMGFAVSEAAQGNFADAMEAVEGTPATGAEHLLSWVKAVIYGEAGRWTEVIDEVRGASRWPDEFLAAAAGVAHGVAAANLGLFTEAERRLTEANASPAGEACARAIAWYLAMTRRSQGNEDAAVALLEWLQTTHPEPKVTAALKDPSYRLTTTSAEQISARTDPWDANTVVADTSGRDKLLAEAEAELERQIGLTRVKEQVERYRAATQMARVRAARGMKVAQPSKHMIFTGPPGTGKTTIARVVANILAGLGVIPEPKLVETARKDFVAEYEGQSAVKSTKTIDRALGGVLFIDEAYALVQERDGRTDPFGQEALDTLLARMENDRDRLVVIIAGYSSDIDRLLETNEGLRSRFATRIEFDSYSPEEILEIAKVIAAANDSTLSSEAAENLLQAAKLLSQQTVRGKAALDIAGNGRYARQLVEAGEQYRDIRLTRSVDFESLDEDRLREINGEDMTEAIAAVHGRLNITE; encoded by the coding sequence ATGACCGAGCATCTGGCCGGCCTGTTCGAGAGCGCGGTCGGCATGCTGCCGGTGTCGGAGACGAGGGCGCTGGAGCTGTTCACCGAGATCACCAATTACGACGAGTCCGCCTGCGACGCGTGGATCGGCCGCATCCGCTGCGGCGACACCGAACGGGTGACACTGTTTCGCGCCTGGTACTCGCGCACTCACTTCGGACAGTTGGCCGGATCCGCGCAAATCTCGATGAACGCCGTCGGCGCGCGGCTTCCGATCGGCGGCCTGTACGGCGACATCACCTATCCGGCCAACTCGCCCCTGGCGATCACCATGGGCTTCGCCGTGAGCGAAGCGGCGCAAGGCAATTTCGCCGACGCCATGGAGGCCGTCGAGGGCACCCCCGCCACCGGCGCCGAGCACCTGTTGTCGTGGGTCAAGGCGGTGATTTACGGCGAGGCGGGGCGCTGGACCGAGGTGATCGACGAAGTCAGGGGCGCAAGCCGGTGGCCCGACGAATTCCTGGCCGCCGCCGCCGGGGTCGCGCATGGGGTCGCCGCGGCCAACCTCGGCCTGTTCACCGAAGCCGAACGCCGGCTCACCGAGGCCAACGCCTCGCCGGCGGGCGAGGCGTGCGCGCGCGCCATCGCCTGGTATCTGGCCATGACGCGCCGCAGCCAGGGGAACGAAGACGCCGCGGTCGCGCTTCTGGAATGGCTACAGACCACCCACCCGGAGCCCAAAGTCACTGCGGCGCTGAAGGATCCGTCATACCGCCTGACCACGACCAGCGCCGAGCAGATTTCGGCGCGCACTGACCCGTGGGACGCCAACACCGTCGTGGCCGACACCTCGGGCCGCGACAAATTGCTCGCGGAGGCGGAGGCCGAGCTGGAGCGCCAGATCGGTCTCACCCGGGTCAAAGAGCAAGTTGAGCGATACCGGGCCGCGACCCAGATGGCGCGGGTTCGCGCCGCGCGCGGCATGAAGGTCGCCCAGCCGAGCAAGCACATGATCTTCACCGGGCCGCCCGGTACCGGCAAGACGACGATCGCGCGGGTGGTGGCCAACATCCTGGCCGGGCTGGGCGTCATCCCCGAGCCGAAGCTCGTCGAGACCGCGCGCAAGGATTTCGTCGCCGAATACGAGGGCCAATCCGCGGTCAAGAGCACCAAGACGATCGATCGCGCCCTGGGCGGCGTGCTGTTCATCGACGAGGCCTACGCGCTGGTGCAGGAGCGGGACGGGCGGACCGACCCGTTCGGGCAAGAGGCACTGGACACGTTGCTGGCGCGAATGGAGAACGACCGCGACCGGCTCGTGGTGATCATCGCGGGGTACAGCTCCGACATCGATCGGCTGCTGGAGACCAATGAGGGCCTGCGGTCCCGCTTCGCCACGCGGATCGAGTTCGACTCCTACTCTCCAGAGGAGATCCTGGAGATCGCCAAAGTCATTGCGGCCGCCAATGACTCGACGCTGAGCTCAGAAGCGGCGGAAAACCTGCTGCAAGCCGCCAAGCTGCTGAGCCAGCAGACGGTGCGCGGCAAAGCCGCGCTCGACATCGCCGGTAACGGTCGCTACGCACGCCAACTCGTGGAGGCCGGCGAGCAATACCGCGACATCCGGCTGACCCGCTCCGTCGACTTCGAATCCCTCGACGAGGACCGCCTCCGCGAGATCAACGGCGAGGACATGACCGAGGCGATCGCCGCGGTACACGGACGACTGAACATCACCGAGTGA
- the eccB gene encoding type VII secretion protein EccB, whose amino-acid sequence MAGFRLTTKVQVSGWRFLLRRLEHAIVRRDTRMFDDPLQFYSRSVALGVLVSVLVVVGALAMAYFKPQGKLGSGNLFVDRATNQLYLMVSGQLHPVYNLTSARLVLGNAAEPKAVKPAELSRFPKGQSIGIPGAPYATPVSSDSSSAWALCDTVTQAESIAPVVQTSVVAMPLQIEPVVIDPILPHEALLASYQGKDWIVDARGRHATDLSDRPMTFAVGIRGTAKPSPLSSAMFNALPDAGSWQLPPIPGAGSPNTFGLPEQLVVGSIVQIHADSGPRYFVVLLDGVAPVNANTAAALRAIQSYGLVEPPAVVPSDIVKVPEVVYNSPLPDEPVKIVSRPHDPTLCWTWERKAGDQAPKTAVLTGRHLPIPASAMNSGIKQIQGPATIYTDGGKYVQVQSPDPRYGESLYYVDPEGVRYGLPDAQTASALGLRAPKTAPWEIIRLLVDGPVLSKEAALLEHDTLPADPSPRKAPAAAPGGPS is encoded by the coding sequence ATGGCAGGGTTTCGGCTAACCACCAAGGTTCAGGTCAGCGGCTGGCGTTTCCTGCTGCGGCGCCTCGAGCACGCCATCGTCAGGCGCGACACCCGAATGTTCGACGACCCGCTGCAGTTCTACAGCCGCTCGGTTGCGCTGGGTGTCCTCGTCTCGGTCCTCGTGGTGGTGGGCGCGCTGGCGATGGCGTATTTCAAACCCCAGGGCAAGCTCGGCAGCGGCAACCTTTTCGTCGACCGCGCCACCAACCAGCTCTACCTCATGGTGTCCGGCCAGCTGCATCCCGTCTACAACCTCACCTCGGCACGATTGGTCCTGGGCAATGCCGCCGAACCGAAGGCCGTTAAACCCGCTGAGCTCAGCAGGTTTCCGAAGGGTCAGTCCATCGGCATCCCCGGTGCGCCGTATGCCACGCCCGTGTCATCAGACTCCTCATCGGCATGGGCGCTGTGCGACACAGTCACCCAGGCGGAGAGCATCGCTCCCGTCGTGCAGACCTCCGTGGTGGCGATGCCGTTGCAGATCGAGCCTGTCGTGATCGACCCCATCCTTCCGCACGAGGCGCTGCTGGCGTCTTACCAGGGCAAGGACTGGATCGTGGACGCCCGCGGCCGGCACGCAACGGATTTGAGTGACCGGCCGATGACCTTTGCAGTGGGGATCCGCGGAACCGCCAAGCCCAGCCCCCTCTCCTCGGCCATGTTCAACGCACTTCCGGACGCCGGGTCCTGGCAGTTGCCCCCGATCCCGGGGGCCGGATCTCCCAACACTTTCGGCCTTCCTGAACAGCTCGTGGTCGGATCCATCGTGCAGATCCACGCGGACTCGGGTCCGCGCTACTTCGTGGTGCTGCTCGACGGCGTCGCGCCCGTCAACGCCAACACCGCCGCCGCGCTGCGCGCCATCCAGTCCTACGGCCTGGTGGAGCCCCCGGCAGTGGTGCCGAGTGATATCGTCAAAGTTCCCGAGGTGGTGTACAACTCGCCGCTGCCCGACGAACCGGTCAAGATCGTCTCCCGGCCCCACGACCCCACCCTGTGCTGGACGTGGGAACGCAAAGCCGGTGACCAGGCGCCGAAGACCGCCGTGTTGACCGGCCGTCATCTGCCGATCCCGGCATCGGCGATGAACTCCGGGATCAAGCAAATCCAAGGGCCCGCAACGATTTACACCGATGGCGGCAAGTACGTGCAGGTGCAGTCCCCGGATCCTCGGTACGGCGAATCTTTGTACTACGTCGACCCGGAGGGTGTGCGCTACGGGCTCCCCGACGCCCAGACGGCCTCGGCTTTGGGTCTGCGCGCGCCGAAGACCGCGCCCTGGGAGATCATTCGCCTCCTCGTCGACGGTCCAGTGCTGTCCAAGGAGGCCGCGCTGCTGGAGCACGACACGTTGCCCGCCGACCCGAGCCCGCGAAAAGCCCCTGCGGCAGCCCCTGGAGGGCCCTCATGA
- the eccCa gene encoding type VII secretion protein EccCa codes for MTTKKFTPTVTRGPRLTPGEISLTPPEDLGVDIPPSGVQKALPYVMGVCMLGMIAIMVVTGTRQLSPYMLMMPLMMIMMSMGMMAGHGGGGKKVPEINADRKEYLRYLAGLRPRVTSSASAQVAFFGYHAPHPEDLASLIGTPRQWSRPANADFYAATRIGIGDQPAVDRLMKPSAGGELAGPTAAPQPYLEPVANMWVVKFLRTHGLIHDCPKLVQLRTFPTVAVGGDPAGSAGLLTAMICHLAVFHPPDLLQIRVLTESPDDPDWSWLKWLPHVQHPTETDAAGPVRMIYTRPDNLSDLAARGPHTPDSLPGGPYVVVVDLTGGRAGFPPDGRAGVTVITLGNHRGSNYRIRVAEDGTADDRLPGQQFRQVTSVADRVSPHQARRIARKLAGWSITGTVLDKKGTGIQKKTATEWHQLVGAQSVEEVTPSRWRMFTDTDRDRLKIPFGHELKTGNIMYLDIKEGAEFGAGPHGMLIGTTGSGKSEFLRTLILSLVAMHHPDQVNLLLTDFKGGSTFLGMEKLPHTAAVVTNMAEEAELVSRMGEVLTGELDRRQGILRQAGMKVGAAGALSGVAEYEKYRERGADLPPLPTLFVVVDEFAELLQSHPDFIGLFDRICRVGRSLRVHLLLATQSLQTGGVRIDKLEPNLTYRIALRTTSSHESKAVIGTPEAQYITNKESGVGFLRVGMEDPVKFSTLYTGNTYIPAARAEANGEGNGAAPQTGPKTVRIQQFTAGPTPDEVMAS; via the coding sequence ATGACGACCAAGAAGTTCACCCCCACCGTGACGCGCGGTCCCCGGCTTACCCCGGGCGAGATCAGCCTCACCCCACCCGAGGACCTTGGCGTGGACATCCCGCCGTCGGGAGTGCAGAAGGCGCTTCCGTACGTCATGGGTGTCTGCATGCTCGGCATGATCGCGATCATGGTGGTCACCGGCACCAGGCAGCTGTCGCCGTACATGCTGATGATGCCGCTGATGATGATCATGATGTCGATGGGCATGATGGCCGGTCACGGTGGCGGCGGCAAGAAAGTGCCCGAGATCAACGCCGACCGCAAGGAATACCTGCGCTACCTGGCCGGGCTCCGCCCCCGGGTGACGTCATCGGCCAGCGCGCAGGTGGCGTTCTTCGGTTACCACGCACCGCATCCCGAGGATCTCGCCTCGCTCATCGGCACGCCGCGGCAGTGGTCGCGCCCGGCGAACGCCGATTTCTACGCCGCTACCCGCATCGGAATCGGCGATCAGCCGGCGGTGGACCGGCTGATGAAGCCGTCGGCGGGCGGCGAACTGGCCGGCCCCACCGCGGCGCCGCAGCCCTACCTCGAACCGGTCGCCAACATGTGGGTGGTCAAGTTCCTGCGCACCCACGGCCTTATCCATGACTGCCCAAAGCTGGTGCAGCTGCGCACCTTTCCGACCGTCGCGGTGGGTGGTGACCCGGCGGGTTCGGCCGGCTTGTTGACCGCCATGATCTGCCACCTGGCCGTCTTCCATCCGCCCGACCTGCTGCAGATCCGGGTGCTCACCGAGAGCCCGGACGATCCCGACTGGTCGTGGCTGAAATGGCTACCTCACGTGCAACATCCGACCGAGACCGACGCCGCCGGCCCGGTTCGGATGATCTACACCCGTCCGGACAACCTGTCGGACCTGGCCGCCCGCGGGCCGCACACCCCCGATTCGCTTCCGGGCGGCCCGTACGTGGTGGTGGTGGACCTGACCGGCGGCAGGGCGGGCTTCCCGCCCGACGGCAGGGCCGGTGTCACGGTGATCACGCTGGGCAACCACCGCGGCTCGAACTACCGCATCAGGGTCGCCGAGGACGGCACCGCCGACGACCGCCTGCCGGGGCAGCAGTTCCGTCAGGTGACCTCGGTCGCGGACCGCGTGTCGCCCCACCAGGCGAGGCGCATCGCGCGAAAGCTCGCCGGTTGGTCCATCACCGGCACCGTGCTGGACAAGAAGGGCACGGGCATCCAGAAGAAGACGGCGACGGAATGGCATCAACTGGTCGGCGCGCAAAGCGTCGAAGAGGTGACGCCGAGCCGCTGGCGGATGTTCACCGACACCGACCGCGATCGGCTGAAGATCCCGTTCGGTCACGAACTCAAGACCGGCAACATCATGTACCTGGACATCAAGGAAGGCGCCGAATTCGGCGCCGGCCCCCACGGCATGCTGATCGGTACCACCGGGTCGGGCAAGTCCGAGTTCCTGCGCACCCTCATCTTGTCGCTGGTGGCGATGCACCACCCGGACCAGGTCAACCTGCTGCTAACCGACTTCAAAGGCGGCTCAACATTTTTGGGGATGGAAAAGCTTCCGCACACCGCGGCGGTGGTTACCAACATGGCCGAGGAGGCCGAACTCGTCAGCCGCATGGGTGAGGTGCTGACCGGAGAGCTCGACCGCAGGCAGGGCATCCTGCGGCAGGCCGGCATGAAGGTGGGTGCCGCCGGAGCGCTCTCCGGGGTGGCCGAGTACGAGAAGTACCGGGAGCGCGGCGCCGACCTGCCGCCCTTGCCAACGCTTTTCGTCGTCGTCGACGAATTCGCCGAGCTGCTGCAAAGCCATCCCGACTTCATCGGCCTGTTCGACAGGATCTGCCGCGTGGGGCGGTCGCTGCGCGTGCACCTGCTACTGGCCACCCAGTCGCTGCAAACCGGCGGCGTGCGCATCGACAAACTGGAGCCGAACCTGACGTACCGCATTGCACTGCGCACCACCAGTTCCCACGAATCCAAAGCCGTGATCGGCACCCCGGAGGCGCAGTACATCACCAACAAGGAAAGCGGCGTCGGATTCCTGCGGGTGGGCATGGAAGACCCGGTCAAGTTCAGCACCTTGTATACCGGCAACACCTACATCCCGGCCGCTCGGGCCGAGGCGAACGGTGAGGGCAACGGGGCGGCCCCGCAAACCGGCCCCAAAACGGTTCGCATCCAGCAGTTCACCGCGGGCCCCACGCCCGACGAGGTGATGGCGTCATGA